In a genomic window of Natranaerovirga pectinivora:
- a CDS encoding methyltransferase domain-containing protein, with translation MKNIVGENIARYRKDMGLTQEEIATKLNITCQAVSKWEKGHSSPDISLLPSLASIFSVSIDKIMGYSHNFDSRSYYEDHYNKEEYFWGVTPSTMCLKVLELLPPTKPLKLLDIGCGEGKDAVFFARCGYSVSAFDISNAGIEKTKRLADKANVYVDVFKANIWDFRLEQKFDILFSSGVLHYIKPELKEEIFLNYKEYTQTNGLNAMHCLVDKPFIREIPGKKSHSQHWKSGQLLSLYDDWYIEGCEEYVFDCHSGGVSHKHAGNRVFARKISHLE, from the coding sequence ATGAAAAACATTGTGGGCGAAAACATCGCGCGATACCGTAAAGATATGGGGTTGACCCAAGAAGAAATAGCAACTAAGCTTAACATCACCTGCCAAGCCGTCAGTAAATGGGAAAAGGGACACTCTTCTCCAGATATATCGCTTTTGCCTTCGTTGGCATCTATCTTTTCAGTGAGTATCGATAAAATTATGGGTTATTCTCATAACTTTGATTCACGCTCTTACTATGAAGACCATTACAATAAAGAAGAATATTTTTGGGGCGTTACCCCCTCCACAATGTGTTTAAAAGTCCTCGAACTCTTGCCACCAACAAAGCCTTTAAAGTTACTTGATATTGGTTGTGGCGAAGGAAAGGACGCCGTGTTTTTTGCCAGATGTGGCTATTCAGTTAGTGCTTTTGATATTTCAAATGCTGGCATTGAAAAAACCAAAAGACTGGCTGATAAAGCCAATGTCTATGTCGATGTGTTTAAAGCCAATATATGGGATTTCAGACTGGAGCAAAAGTTCGATATCCTTTTTTCGAGCGGTGTATTACATTATATAAAACCAGAACTAAAAGAAGAAATATTTCTTAATTACAAAGAATATACCCAGACCAATGGTCTCAATGCAATGCACTGCCTTGTCGACAAGCCATTTATCCGTGAAATACCGGGGAAAAAAAGCCATTCTCAGCATTGGAAATCTGGTCAGTTGCTTTCTCTTTATGATGATTGGTATATTGAAGGCTGTGAGGAATATGTTTTCGACTGCCATTCAGGGGGTGTATCACATAAACACGCTGGAAATAGGGTGTTTGCTAGGAAAATATCACATCTGGAATAA
- a CDS encoding DUF4362 domain-containing protein, whose amino-acid sequence MSNNYIFSNAEEELLSLPKEYTVEIALENNDLLYTPLAQSFNIDQLVKFLCNFNNGIPDKIRITMFGIDGPPTLSILEYNGEYLKLTIDVSRYDGDVYDEFIISYGYDIIIDKTYYNSYNAYSFFLNKFDNGLALIFTYTIFNMQL is encoded by the coding sequence ATGTCAAATAATTATATTTTTTCAAATGCTGAAGAAGAATTATTATCTTTACCTAAAGAGTATACCGTAGAAATAGCTTTAGAAAATAACGATCTCCTTTATACTCCATTAGCTCAGTCATTTAATATAGATCAACTCGTAAAATTTTTATGTAATTTTAATAATGGGATTCCAGATAAAATAAGAATTACTATGTTTGGTATTGATGGACCACCTACTCTTTCTATATTGGAGTACAATGGAGAATACTTAAAATTGACTATAGATGTTTCTAGATATGATGGTGATGTTTACGATGAATTCATAATTTCTTATGGCTATGATATAATTATAGATAAAACTTATTATAATTCTTATAATGCTTATAGCTTCTTCTTGAATAAATTTGATAATGGTTTAGCACTAATCTTTACTTATACTATTTTTAATATGCAACTATAA
- a CDS encoding phosphoribosylaminoimidazolesuccinocarboxamide synthase encodes MKNISSGKVRDIYEVDEKRLLMVVSDRISAFDHIMPNDIPQKGILLNQMSAFWFDYVSDLIPNHVLSTKLDDFPKEFQNESFQGRSMLVKKLKMLPIECIVRGYLSGSSWKSYLQTSEICGIKIQKGMKESEKLPTPIFTPSSKAHSGSHDENITFEKAIELLGEDLSEKIKSKSIEIYDKCARYALSKGLIIADAKFEFGLDNNGELIIADEILTPDSSRFWLLDTYEIGRSQDSLDKQYLRNWLSMNGYANKLPNYLPQHVIEMTKSKYLECYEKIMGQSFEVII; translated from the coding sequence ATGAAAAATATAAGCAGTGGAAAAGTAAGAGATATTTACGAAGTGGATGAAAAGCGTTTGTTAATGGTTGTATCTGACAGAATTTCTGCGTTTGATCATATTATGCCAAATGATATTCCACAGAAAGGCATCCTATTAAATCAAATGTCCGCATTTTGGTTTGATTATGTTTCAGACCTTATTCCAAATCATGTACTTTCCACAAAACTAGATGATTTTCCTAAAGAGTTTCAAAATGAATCATTTCAGGGTCGAAGTATGTTAGTCAAAAAATTAAAAATGCTTCCCATCGAATGTATCGTTAGAGGTTACCTTTCTGGTTCTAGTTGGAAAAGTTACCTTCAAACCAGTGAGATATGTGGAATCAAAATACAAAAAGGCATGAAGGAAAGCGAAAAATTACCAACACCAATATTTACTCCTTCATCAAAAGCACATTCTGGAAGTCATGATGAAAATATAACTTTTGAAAAAGCCATTGAACTTTTAGGGGAGGATCTTTCAGAAAAAATCAAATCCAAATCCATTGAAATCTATGATAAATGCGCGCGCTATGCATTAAGTAAAGGTTTAATCATTGCCGATGCAAAATTCGAATTTGGGCTAGACAATAATGGAGAACTTATAATTGCTGACGAAATTTTAACGCCTGACTCAAGCCGATTTTGGCTTCTTGACACTTATGAAATTGGCCGCTCTCAAGACAGCCTAGACAAACAGTATCTTCGAAACTGGCTAAGTATGAATGGGTATGCAAACAAACTCCCCAATTATTTGCCTCAGCATGTTATTGAAATGACTAAATCCAAGTATTTAGAATGCTACGAAAAAATAATGGGGCAATCATTTGAGGTAATCATATGA
- a CDS encoding tRNA-binding protein has translation MATFDDFLKIDIRVGEIIKVESFEKAKKPAYKLWVDFGDEIGIKKSSAQITECYRKEELIHKQVLGVVNFPPRQIGDFMSEVLILGIYGSQGVVLIQPEQPVKKGDKLG, from the coding sequence ATGGCTACATTTGATGATTTTTTGAAGATAGATATTAGAGTAGGAGAGATTATTAAAGTAGAGAGTTTTGAAAAAGCTAAAAAACCTGCATATAAACTATGGGTTGATTTTGGTGATGAAATTGGTATAAAAAAATCAAGTGCCCAAATAACTGAATGCTATAGAAAAGAAGAGCTGATTCACAAGCAAGTTTTAGGAGTAGTAAACTTCCCCCCAAGACAAATTGGTGATTTCATGTCAGAAGTGTTAATCTTGGGGATATATGGGTCACAAGGAGTTGTGTTAATTCAACCAGAACAGCCTGTAAAAAAAGGTGATAAATTAGGTTGA
- the smpB gene encoding SsrA-binding protein SmpB: MGQDSIKLIAQNKKAYHDYFIEEKYEAGIVLAGTEVKSIRMGKCSIKESFVRPKDGEVNILNMHISPYEKGNIFNKDPLRTRKLLLHKYEINKIQGAITQKGYTLVPLKVYLKGSLVKVQIGLAKGKKLYDKRQDIAKKDQRRAAEKEFKIKNLN; encoded by the coding sequence ATGGGCCAAGATAGTATTAAACTAATAGCACAGAATAAAAAAGCATATCACGATTACTTTATAGAAGAAAAGTACGAAGCAGGCATCGTTCTAGCAGGAACTGAAGTTAAGTCAATTCGTATGGGCAAATGCAGTATAAAAGAATCCTTCGTTAGACCAAAAGATGGAGAAGTTAATATACTAAATATGCATATCAGTCCTTATGAAAAAGGGAATATATTTAACAAAGATCCATTAAGAACAAGAAAATTATTGCTTCACAAATACGAAATCAATAAAATTCAAGGTGCTATTACTCAAAAAGGCTATACCTTAGTCCCCCTGAAAGTATATTTAAAAGGGAGTCTAGTAAAAGTTCAAATAGGTCTAGCAAAAGGTAAAAAACTTTATGACAAACGTCAAGATATTGCTAAAAAAGATCAAAGACGTGCGGCAGAAAAAGAGTTTAAAATCAAGAATTTAAATTAG
- a CDS encoding CD3324 family protein codes for MSYKKASDILPKELIDIIQKYVDGEYIYIPRKEDNRKSWGDKTRSKNEVYERNLTIYSKYKSGISVKKLAETYYLSPNWIHRIISKLNRE; via the coding sequence TTGAGCTATAAAAAAGCATCAGATATTTTACCAAAAGAATTAATTGATATAATTCAAAAGTATGTTGATGGTGAATATATCTACATACCAAGAAAAGAAGATAATAGAAAGTCTTGGGGAGACAAAACAAGAAGTAAGAATGAAGTTTATGAAAGAAACCTCACTATTTATAGTAAATATAAAAGCGGTATTTCAGTGAAAAAACTCGCTGAAACATACTATTTGTCACCTAACTGGATTCATAGAATTATTTCAAAATTAAATAGAGAATAG
- a CDS encoding GNAT family N-acetyltransferase: MNDELKVSNLTDLDILEAEKIWVTQYERYCNHGSFPSYWKEQTELLEKFLMNKIKKKSAVVAKLGDKVIGFLAYDKFPFNGENSVFCPAIGHAATEEYKEKVYHALYKSISQEWVNKSIFNHMWTIFYNDDKLKKILFDLGYGSYLIDAFSDCNILYSENATYDIRKASTKDTDVLYELVKESNHYYSAAPLFLKRDELTLKEIEELILKSNVFIAWDKEIPIGFMNLSITDHNNCIDLSVKDCGLINEIGTYIKVEYRNKKIGSQLLQTVNNYCREVNARYIHVDFETSNLYGNKFWKKYFNPMLLSMRRTINKNIND; encoded by the coding sequence GTGAATGATGAATTAAAAGTAAGCAATTTGACCGACTTAGATATTCTAGAGGCAGAAAAAATATGGGTGACTCAGTACGAACGCTACTGTAACCACGGTAGTTTTCCTTCGTATTGGAAAGAACAAACAGAACTGCTAGAAAAATTTCTTATGAACAAAATAAAGAAGAAAAGTGCCGTGGTTGCAAAGTTAGGGGATAAAGTCATAGGTTTTCTAGCATATGATAAATTCCCTTTTAATGGCGAGAATTCAGTATTTTGTCCGGCAATAGGACATGCGGCTACTGAAGAATATAAGGAAAAAGTATATCATGCGTTATATAAAAGCATTTCACAGGAATGGGTTAATAAAAGCATTTTTAATCATATGTGGACAATTTTTTATAATGATGATAAATTGAAAAAAATATTATTTGATTTAGGGTATGGTTCGTATTTAATAGATGCATTTAGTGACTGCAATATTTTATATAGTGAAAATGCTACATATGATATAAGAAAAGCGTCCACTAAAGATACGGATGTTTTATATGAGCTTGTGAAGGAATCAAATCACTATTATTCTGCCGCACCTTTATTTCTAAAAAGAGATGAATTGACATTAAAAGAGATTGAAGAACTGATTTTAAAGAGTAATGTGTTCATTGCATGGGATAAAGAGATACCAATTGGGTTTATGAATTTAAGTATTACTGATCATAATAATTGTATAGACTTATCAGTGAAAGATTGTGGTTTGATAAATGAAATTGGCACTTATATAAAAGTAGAATATAGAAATAAAAAGATAGGAAGTCAACTACTACAAACTGTAAATAACTACTGTAGAGAAGTTAACGCCAGGTATATTCACGTGGATTTTGAAACATCAAACTTATATGGTAATAAGTTTTGGAAAAAATACTTTAATCCCATGTTATTATCTATGAGAAGAACGATCAACAAAAATATAAATGACTAA